Proteins from a genomic interval of Nematostella vectensis chromosome 5, jaNemVect1.1, whole genome shotgun sequence:
- the LOC5505731 gene encoding collagen alpha-6(VI) chain isoform X1 has translation MAFRLQAARLFLLVVSFYATLLSFSFAQAQTQNLVCPTVRTSALTQLNCKSPAHNCNSDKECPDGEKCCPLGSQCELLCRKAVKQERCAAAIDLAILLDASEAISPQEWSKLLKFTADLMDYYGISEDGTRISVATFSTDVDIVLSFNEFSGVEMNAASVKRGILGAKQSRGPGLRIDKALKAADKDLFNRRFGMREDQKKVCLLVTSGAQTKDQGPSTQLGTVTALLSARGVDIYAVGVGDGVDSSELRNIASTEDFIYTASSFEEINKVLEPFGTVQCSGCKKPLDLVLGIPTSRTLGDDFKQIKLFFVNLIALFDISPSKTHVGVITFSESAQMSLHMDKMYEPRTVTRFINDITPTGDQMRIDRAIDTAGDYGFTIYGGVRQTMPKTFVLFAPTNSSSSAAANMKAAEKLKSLGVRLLIVGLTADINKVDFSSVVSQPSRKFLFSSAAYDGFTSVRHDMASTLCNVRYGDMCPSPAKSPSCPMFVVNECESDGDCNEARLKCCLRGCAKKCVPKVKTCFVPIDVAFIMDNSESVSSEKYDFVKRFVKDVIMSYADAENSANFAIGQYAKYFQTGTKRFRNFRSMEELDEVINSLRQMSSSAERNVGAGLRGAANEFFQVKNGMRQGLPRFLIVLASANPSASSEAIESAVVNLDKENVRRIAVGFTEDATPGFLRMLASDPSLMFRVDEPKKLDKVMMELTPMLCQEKPGRCPPSKLQTANQCSRVPIPPQSLPCGDSARKPGRLQKENDWDCPGEQKCCLHSDGCHFVCAEPPVSCKKSMEILFLVESTKFVGEHGFNRVKHFITRLVENFDVSGTTITLAMATYADSAQPVVQFSDSAAWRKAEFQKAVQGALFLGEGRVRTAEALKFADRRIFTSRFGSREDIKKTIVLIGSGRFEEAGLAVAIAEKLYGEGINLVAVAIGNSPDFPALGRLVVNERHEVFPIRSETALEGQRRPLVTAICVGGMKDYIVSRY, from the exons ATGGCATTTCGCTTGCAAGCGGCAAGATTGTTTCTCTTGGTGGTTTCGTTCTACGCAACTTTGTTGAGTTTCTCGTTCGCCCAAGCTC AAACGCAGAATCTGGTGTGCCCCACAGTACGAACATCGGCACTTACACAACTCAACTGTAAATCGCCCGCGCACAATTGTAATTCTGATAAAGAGTGCCCTGATGGAGAGAAGTGTTGCCCTTTAGGGAGTCAATGCGAGCTTCTTTGTCGTAAAGCAGTTAAACAAG AACGCTGCGCCGCGGCCATTGACCTAGCCATTCTCTTGGACGCTTCTGAGGCCATCAGTCCACAAGAATGGTCTAAACTCCTGAAGTTCACCGCTGACCTGATGGACTACTACGGTATCTCCGAGGACGGGACCAGGATTAGTGTCGCCACCTTTAGCACCGATGTCGACATCGTACTGTCGTTTAACGAGTTTAGCGGAGTGGAGATGAACGCCGCGAGTGTCAAAAGGGGGATACTAGGGGCCAAGCAGAGCAGAGGGCCTGGCCTGAGGATTGACAAGGCATTAAAAGCCGCGGATAAAGACCTGTTTAACAGGAGATTTGGGATGAGGGAAGATCAGAAAAAG GTCTGCCTGTTAGTGACTTCCGGTGCACAAACAAAAGACCAAGGACCCTCTACGCAGCTTGGGACCGTCACCGCCTTACTAAGCGCCAGGGGGGTCGATATATATGCTGTGGGGGTAGGGGACGGGGTTGACAGCTCTGAGCTCAGGAATATCGCAAGTACTGAGGATTTCATCTACACTGCGAGTTCATTTGAAGAAATCAACAAGGTTCTAGAGCCGTTTGGCACTGTGCAATGTTCag GATGCAAGAAACCATTGGACCTCGTACTAGGAATCCCAACATCACGAACTCTAGGCGACGACTTCAAGCAGATAAAGCTCTTCTTTGTCAACCTGATAGCGCTTTTTGACATCTCCCCTAGCAAGACCCATGTGGGAGTCATTACTTTTAGCGAGTCTGCGCAGATGAGCCTGCATATGGATAAGATGTACGAACCGCGCACAGTCACAAG GTTTATCAATGACATCACACCGACCGGGGATCAGATGCGTATTGATCGTGCAATCGACACCGCGGGGGATTATGGGTTTACAATTTACGGTGGAGTACGACAGACGATGCCAAAGACCTTTGTGTTGTTTGCGCCCACAAACTCTTCTAGTTCTGCGGCCGCAAACATGAAGGCAGCGGAAAAGCTCAAAAGCTTAGGCGTGCGCCTACTGATTGTTGGTCTTACCGCTGACATCAACAAAGTGGATTTTTCTTCAGTTGTATCACAGCCCTCGCGGAAGTTTCTCTTCTCTAGTGCTGCTTATGACGGGTTTACCTCGGTCCGCCACGATATGGCATCTACTTTATGCAATG TGCGTTATGGCGACATGTGTCCGTCCCCGGCCAAAAGTCCGAGTTGCCCGATGTTTGTCGTGAATGAATGTGAATCAGACGGTGACTGTAACGAAGCAAGACTGAAATGCTGCCTGCGAGGCTGTGCTAAGAAATGCGTACCAAAAGTCAAAA CTTGCTTTGTCCCGATTGACGTGGCTTTTATCATGGACAACTCGGAAAGTGTAAGCTCTGAGAAGTACGACTTCGTCAAACGTTTTGTGAAAGATGTCATCATGTCCTACGCAGATGCAGAGAATAGCGCAAACTTTGCTATCGGGCAATACGCTAAATACTTCCAAACCGGCACCAAACGATTTAGGAACTTTAGGTCAATGGAAGAACTTGACGAAGTTATTAACAGTCTTCGACAAATGTCGAGCAGTGCCGAGAGGAATGTCGGAGCCGGTTTACGGGGTGCTGCCAACGAATTCTTCCAAGTAAAGAACGGTATGAGACAAGGTTTGCCTCGGTTTTTGATAGTGTTAGCTTCGGCAAATCCATCGGCAAGCTCGGAGGCCATCGAATCCGCTGTAGTAAATCTTGACAAGGAAAATGTTCGTCGGATTGCGGTCGGGTTTACCGAGGATGCAACGCCGGGGTTTCTCCGTATGTTGGCGTCGGATCCGAGTCTGATGTTTAGGGTGGATGAGCCGAAAAAGCTGGATAAGGTGATGATGGAGCTGACTCCAATGCTTTGCCAAG AAAAGCCAGGCCGATGTCCACCTTCAAAGCTTCAAACCGCTAATCAATGCAGCCGTGTCCCCATCCCGCCTCAGTCCCTACCGTGTGGAGATTCCGCGCGGAAGCCTGGGCGCCTGCAGAAGGAGAATGATTGGGATTGTCCGGGCGAACAAAAGTGTTGTCTGCACTCTGACGGATGTCACTTTGTCTGCGCTGAACCGCCTGTTT CGTGCAAGAAATCTATGGAGATTCTCTTTCTGGTGGAATCCACTAAGTTTGTGGGTGAGCACGGCTTTAATCGTGTCAAGCATTTCATAACACGACTAGTGGAGAATTTCGATGTCAGCGGTACAACCATCACTCTTGCCATGGCAACGTACGCTGACTCTGCCCAGCCCGTGGTACAGTTCAGTGACTCTGCGGCTTGGAGGAAAGCGGAGTTTCAAAAGGCTGTGCAAGGTGCCTTGTTcttaggggaggggagggtgcgGACCGCCGAGGCGCTGAAATTCGCCGACAGAAGGATCTTCACATCCCGCTTTGGCTCACGGGAAGACATCAAgaag ACAATAGTCCTGATCGGTTCCGGTCGCTTTGAAGAGGCTGGATTGGCGGTGGCGATCGCAGAGAAACTGTACGGCGAAGGAATCAACCTCGTGGCTGTTGCTATTGGCAACAGTCCTGACTTTCCGGCGCTGGGGCGATTGGTCGTGAACGAGCGCCATGAGGTCTTTCCTATCCGCTCAGAGACAGCGCTCGAAGGACAACGCAGACCCCTTGTGACCGCCATATGTGTCGGAG gGATGAAAGATTATATCGTGAGTAGATATTAA
- the LOC5505731 gene encoding collagen alpha-6(VI) chain isoform X2, which produces MAFRLQAARLFLLVVSFYATLLSFSFAQAQTQNLVCPTVRTSALTQLNCKSPAHNCNSDKECPDGEKCCPLGSQCELLCRKAVKQERCAAAIDLAILLDASEAISPQEWSKLLKFTADLMDYYGISEDGTRISVATFSTDVDIVLSFNEFSGVEMNAASVKRGILGAKQSRGPGLRIDKALKAADKDLFNRRFGMREDQKKVCLLVTSGAQTKDQGPSTQLGTVTALLSARGVDIYAVGVGDGVDSSELRNIASTEDFIYTASSFEEINKVLEPFGTVQCSGCKKPLDLVLGIPTSRTLGDDFKQIKLFFVNLIALFDISPSKTHVGVITFSESAQMSLHMDKMYEPRTVTRFINDITPTGDQMRIDRAIDTAGDYGFTIYGGVRQTMPKTFVLFAPTNSSSSAAANMKAAEKLKSLGVRLLIVGLTADINKVDFSSVVSQPSRKFLFSSAAYDGFTSVRHDMASTLCNVRYGDMCPSPAKSPSCPMFVVNECESDGDCNEARLKCCLRGCAKKCVPKVKTCFVPIDVAFIMDNSESVSSEKYDFVKRFVKDVIMSYADAENSANFAIGQYAKYFQTGTKRFRNFRSMEELDEVINSLRQMSSSAERNVGAGLRGAANEFFQVKNGMRQGLPRFLIVLASANPSASSEAIESAVVNLDKENVRRIAVGFTEDATPGFLRMLASDPSLMFRVDEPKKLDKVMMELTPMLCQEKPGRCPPSKLQTANQCSRVPIPPQSLPCGDSARKPGRLQKENDWDCPGEQKCCLHSDGCHFVCAEPPVSCKKSMEILFLVESTKFVGEHGFNRVKHFITRLVENFDVSGTTITLAMATYADSAQPVVQFSDSAAWRKAEFQKAVQGALFLGEGRVRTAEALKFADRRIFTSRFGSREDIKKTIVLIGSGRYNELGPPSTLLSYRQ; this is translated from the exons ATGGCATTTCGCTTGCAAGCGGCAAGATTGTTTCTCTTGGTGGTTTCGTTCTACGCAACTTTGTTGAGTTTCTCGTTCGCCCAAGCTC AAACGCAGAATCTGGTGTGCCCCACAGTACGAACATCGGCACTTACACAACTCAACTGTAAATCGCCCGCGCACAATTGTAATTCTGATAAAGAGTGCCCTGATGGAGAGAAGTGTTGCCCTTTAGGGAGTCAATGCGAGCTTCTTTGTCGTAAAGCAGTTAAACAAG AACGCTGCGCCGCGGCCATTGACCTAGCCATTCTCTTGGACGCTTCTGAGGCCATCAGTCCACAAGAATGGTCTAAACTCCTGAAGTTCACCGCTGACCTGATGGACTACTACGGTATCTCCGAGGACGGGACCAGGATTAGTGTCGCCACCTTTAGCACCGATGTCGACATCGTACTGTCGTTTAACGAGTTTAGCGGAGTGGAGATGAACGCCGCGAGTGTCAAAAGGGGGATACTAGGGGCCAAGCAGAGCAGAGGGCCTGGCCTGAGGATTGACAAGGCATTAAAAGCCGCGGATAAAGACCTGTTTAACAGGAGATTTGGGATGAGGGAAGATCAGAAAAAG GTCTGCCTGTTAGTGACTTCCGGTGCACAAACAAAAGACCAAGGACCCTCTACGCAGCTTGGGACCGTCACCGCCTTACTAAGCGCCAGGGGGGTCGATATATATGCTGTGGGGGTAGGGGACGGGGTTGACAGCTCTGAGCTCAGGAATATCGCAAGTACTGAGGATTTCATCTACACTGCGAGTTCATTTGAAGAAATCAACAAGGTTCTAGAGCCGTTTGGCACTGTGCAATGTTCag GATGCAAGAAACCATTGGACCTCGTACTAGGAATCCCAACATCACGAACTCTAGGCGACGACTTCAAGCAGATAAAGCTCTTCTTTGTCAACCTGATAGCGCTTTTTGACATCTCCCCTAGCAAGACCCATGTGGGAGTCATTACTTTTAGCGAGTCTGCGCAGATGAGCCTGCATATGGATAAGATGTACGAACCGCGCACAGTCACAAG GTTTATCAATGACATCACACCGACCGGGGATCAGATGCGTATTGATCGTGCAATCGACACCGCGGGGGATTATGGGTTTACAATTTACGGTGGAGTACGACAGACGATGCCAAAGACCTTTGTGTTGTTTGCGCCCACAAACTCTTCTAGTTCTGCGGCCGCAAACATGAAGGCAGCGGAAAAGCTCAAAAGCTTAGGCGTGCGCCTACTGATTGTTGGTCTTACCGCTGACATCAACAAAGTGGATTTTTCTTCAGTTGTATCACAGCCCTCGCGGAAGTTTCTCTTCTCTAGTGCTGCTTATGACGGGTTTACCTCGGTCCGCCACGATATGGCATCTACTTTATGCAATG TGCGTTATGGCGACATGTGTCCGTCCCCGGCCAAAAGTCCGAGTTGCCCGATGTTTGTCGTGAATGAATGTGAATCAGACGGTGACTGTAACGAAGCAAGACTGAAATGCTGCCTGCGAGGCTGTGCTAAGAAATGCGTACCAAAAGTCAAAA CTTGCTTTGTCCCGATTGACGTGGCTTTTATCATGGACAACTCGGAAAGTGTAAGCTCTGAGAAGTACGACTTCGTCAAACGTTTTGTGAAAGATGTCATCATGTCCTACGCAGATGCAGAGAATAGCGCAAACTTTGCTATCGGGCAATACGCTAAATACTTCCAAACCGGCACCAAACGATTTAGGAACTTTAGGTCAATGGAAGAACTTGACGAAGTTATTAACAGTCTTCGACAAATGTCGAGCAGTGCCGAGAGGAATGTCGGAGCCGGTTTACGGGGTGCTGCCAACGAATTCTTCCAAGTAAAGAACGGTATGAGACAAGGTTTGCCTCGGTTTTTGATAGTGTTAGCTTCGGCAAATCCATCGGCAAGCTCGGAGGCCATCGAATCCGCTGTAGTAAATCTTGACAAGGAAAATGTTCGTCGGATTGCGGTCGGGTTTACCGAGGATGCAACGCCGGGGTTTCTCCGTATGTTGGCGTCGGATCCGAGTCTGATGTTTAGGGTGGATGAGCCGAAAAAGCTGGATAAGGTGATGATGGAGCTGACTCCAATGCTTTGCCAAG AAAAGCCAGGCCGATGTCCACCTTCAAAGCTTCAAACCGCTAATCAATGCAGCCGTGTCCCCATCCCGCCTCAGTCCCTACCGTGTGGAGATTCCGCGCGGAAGCCTGGGCGCCTGCAGAAGGAGAATGATTGGGATTGTCCGGGCGAACAAAAGTGTTGTCTGCACTCTGACGGATGTCACTTTGTCTGCGCTGAACCGCCTGTTT CGTGCAAGAAATCTATGGAGATTCTCTTTCTGGTGGAATCCACTAAGTTTGTGGGTGAGCACGGCTTTAATCGTGTCAAGCATTTCATAACACGACTAGTGGAGAATTTCGATGTCAGCGGTACAACCATCACTCTTGCCATGGCAACGTACGCTGACTCTGCCCAGCCCGTGGTACAGTTCAGTGACTCTGCGGCTTGGAGGAAAGCGGAGTTTCAAAAGGCTGTGCAAGGTGCCTTGTTcttaggggaggggagggtgcgGACCGCCGAGGCGCTGAAATTCGCCGACAGAAGGATCTTCACATCCCGCTTTGGCTCACGGGAAGACATCAAgaag ACAATAGTCCTGATCGGTTCCGGTCGCTATAACGAGCTAGGTCCCCCTTCTACCTTACTTTCGTACAGACAATAG